Proteins encoded by one window of Salvia splendens isolate huo1 chromosome 7, SspV2, whole genome shotgun sequence:
- the LOC121742657 gene encoding protein ORANGE, chloroplastic-like — protein sequence MLCSGRILSISHSTTPFDSSGSRRYLHRKLQPIVKWPSKASDAGSSSFSASDDKTSVPFCIIEGPETVQDFAKMELQEIQDNIRGRRNKIFLLMEEVRRLRIQQRIKNTELGIVKEEQENELPNFPSFIPFLPPLNSTNLKQYYATCFSLIAGFMLFGGLLAPTLELKLGIGGTSYSDFISSMHLPMQLSEVDPIVASFSGGAVGVISALMVVEINNVKLQEHKRCKYCLGTGYLACARCSSTGSLVLIEPVSTYNGGDQPLSPPKTERCSNCLGAGKVMCPTCLCTGMAMASEHDPRIDPFD from the exons ATGCTATGTTCTGGTCGAATTCTATCCATCTCTCACTCCACCACGCCGTTTGATTCATCGGGATCGAGGCGGTATCTCCACAGAAAGCTCCAACCCATCGTGAAATGGCCGTCCAAGGCGTCGGACGCCGGCTCCTCCTCCTTTTCCGCATCCGATGATAAGACTTCCGTTCC CTTTTGCATAATAGAAGGACCCGAGACGGTTCAGGATTTCGCAAAAATGGAATTACAGGAGATTCAGGATAATATTCGAGGTCGGAGAAATAAGATATTTTTGCTAATGGAAGAG GTTCGTCGGCTTAGAATACAGCAAAGGATTAAAAACACCGAGCTTGGGATTGTAAAAGAAGAGCAAGAAAATGAGCTTCCAAACTTCCCATCTTTCATTCCGTTTTTACCTCCTTTG AACTCCACAAACCTTAAGCAGTACTATGCTACTTGTTTTTCTCTTATAGCGGGGTTCATGCTTTTTGGCGGACTTCTAGCACCCACT CTGGAGCTAAAACTTGGAATTGGAGGGACTTCATACAGTGATTTTATCAGTAGTATGCATCTTCCAATGCAATTGAG TGAAGTTGATCCCATTGTGGCTTCTTTCTCGGGTGGAGCAGTTGGAGTAATATCTGCTTTGATGGTGGTGGAGATAAACAATGTAAAGCTGCAGGAGCATAAGAGATGCAAGTACTGTCTCGGCACAG GATATCTTGCATGTGCTCGTTGTTCAAGTACTGGCTCTCTTGTTCTTATTGAGCCAGTCTCAACTTATAATGGTGGGGATCAGCCATTGTCACCACCTAAGACAGAGAGGTGCTCCAATTGTTTGGGGGCAGGAAAG GTCATGTGCCCTACCTGTCTATGCACAGGGATGGCTATGGCGAGTGAGCATGATCCAAGGATTGACCCCTTCGACTGA